From one Perca fluviatilis chromosome 10, GENO_Pfluv_1.0, whole genome shotgun sequence genomic stretch:
- the LOC120566540 gene encoding uncharacterized protein LOC120566540: MATPTDKERRFYLLRQTISRKNDSSPQARKRSRMERVCGSPVCKLTFIHAFKKPESYSYRGTTDPQPAAYHVTVLMCLSLPAFFQVSRHHCHHHLHESTPHRKPAGRPELDGCILMQARPATSSRDPVEATFPDKPGGSTGGTAMRRMLRRVATNDVLKLYILQGRKGKKAFQDLTICRVITAVSQKNFPALTAADAEDLIGSLPHTDGQLRRTEPSKPWNN; this comes from the exons ATGGCTACACCAACggacaaagaaagaagattTTATTTGCTTCGCCAAACGATCTCACGAAAAA atgacTCCAGTCCACAAGCAAGAAAGCGTTCCAGGATGGAGCGTGTGTGTGGAAGCCCTGTCTGTAAGTTAACAtttatac atgcatTTAAGAAACCAGAGTCATATTCCTACCGTGGAACTACTGACCCTCAGCCTGCTGCTTATCATGTGACTGTTCTGATGTGTTTGTCTCTTCCTGCCTTTTTTCAGGTCAGTAGACATCACTGCCACCACCACCTGcat GAGTCAACACCACACAGGAAACCAGCCGGTCGCCCAGAGCTGGATGGGTGTATTCTAATGCAAGCTCGGCCTGCCACGTCATCTCGGGACCCAGTTGAAG caacttttcCTGACAAGCCCGGAGGTTCGACCGGAGGTACTGCCATGCGTCGCATGCTACGGCGAGTCGCAACCAATGACGTTCTAAAACTGTATATCCTGCAGGgcagaaagggaaagaaggccttccaggacctgactatctgcagggttataacag CGGTCTCCCAGAAAAACTTCCCCgcgctgactgcagcagacgCGGAGGACTTGATTGGAAGTTTGCCCCACACAGACG gtcagctgagaaggactgagccttcaaaaccatgga ATAATTGA
- the LOC120566913 gene encoding phospholipase A and acyltransferase 3-like, with product MAPTLYDEKPELGDLIEIFRGSYQHWAVYVGDGFLVHLAPPSDVPGAGASSIMSVITEKAIVKKEELWDVVGTDQWKINNSLDNEYKPRPVHVIAREACAKVGDELPYCVFRGNCEHFANELRYGKAESRQVRKAGETVMVAGVATVVGLGIVALAGALFGGGKKENKNTQ from the exons ATGGCCCCAACACTG TACGATGAGAAACCAGAGCTCGGGGACTTGATTGAGATCTTCCGGGGCTCCTATCAGCACTGGGCTGTGTATGTTGGCGATGGCTTCCTTGTTCACTTGGCACCACCCT CGGATGTCCCAGGTGCAGGCGCCAGCAGTATAATGTCTGTCATAACTGAGAAGGCCATTGTGAAGAAAGAGGAGCTGTGGGACGTGGTGGGAACCGACCAGTGGAAAATCAACAACAGCCTGGACAACGAGTACAAGCCACGCCCAGTTCACGTCATTGCGAGGGAGGCCTGTGCGAAGGTGGGCGATGAACTGCCGTACTGCGTCTTCAGGGGGAACTGTGAGCACTTTGCAAACGAGCTGCGCTATGGAAAAGCTGAGTCCCGGCAG GTGCGTAAGGCAGGAGAAACAGTCATGGTCGCAGGTGTGGCTACAGTGGTGGGTCTGGGGATCGTGGCTCTAGCAGGAGCTCTGTTTGGAGgtgggaaaaaagaaaacaagaacacacagtGA
- the ints5 gene encoding integrator complex subunit 5: protein MLKDQTMSVVLDGSPLKAMQSSHTHTAQPALSAQELSQEIKSFISGVDTVQGRKLSVREHARCAVRLLRSVPACRGAVLEHLRGVYDEHVSAFLHNLETEGDASSGVSSNLEDIIQEVHGVLSEFIRLNPRAWAPLVSAWAVDLLGQLSSKHAGRRVAPHSSSLNELLQLWMSCAATRSLMEAYSQCLAAMLAWCPDACVDALLDTSVQHSPHFDWVVAHIGSAFPGTIISRVLACGLKDFCSHGAKEQGLMVMGVDKGSRVPKIGSVVGILGHLAVHHSDSIRKELLRMFQESLSPSSPLSPTSSSTSWESSPQLRRAAVPFLLQLAAMSPNLFGAVSAELVELLRPPVLLQLQALLQGLPREELDNMLGLAVHLISQSPSGGSRVLRFLADTATPASVIISGPTPSPHEGVREGCDRLLQMLLLHLHKLVFNRSDGAEVNPHHPASSQPKRVIPFLEELQSHVGELSAETLRLERKRHLWLHQLLCLLSVYGGPSIATEALCQLLTQAHNPEELALAWQLHTTLSSCMVGLIHAAVARCVAQIHAHTLGPKQLRQLLLNLAAAIQSQDEEKRGAVGVQSSMAIQLGSAVSGHLHDFGPLLLHGDPAVSHATVRLLSCSPLPRTSSPAHLLLLSRAAVTHFFLALRRRGESGKVGRDGGQAVEAVNCSVLLLSRFAAYSTLTLKAVLQQLVEGALHKGNAGLFGGQIADMSGAPLPSPSVSPDIGASLLDINCRFGTTVNFSGSVWSVFHAGVIGKGLKVRTDTQLTDPLGVMQNVQTLLAVVIQCCSSSGLNGSVTGSRPPSDPDEPLPINAEAAKVVAVTMVENVCPDVANGELSWPPEEHARTTVERDIHIRRCFEAHPVLFPLLQVVAAGRPALCYCSAVLRGLLATLLAHWEASREVLSTDSPWHLQASCLLVSCMGEGQLLPPVLANVHEAFPHLTPFEVRLLLLAVWEYVRGNGPMPQKFVFSSEKGLFCRDFSRDGDVARYVAPIHSVLHKNIDRLGHLCWRFQL, encoded by the exons atgttaaaagacCAAACGATGTCTGTGGTGTTGGACGGGAGTCCGCTGAAAGCGATGCAGagctcacacactcacacagcgcAGCCTGCCCTTAG CGCCCAGGAACTCTCTCAGGAGATCAAGTCCTTCATCAGTGGCGTTGACACCGTTCAGGGCCGAAAGCTCAGTGTCCGGGAACACGCCCGCTGTGCTGTGCGCCTGCTGCGCTCGGTCCCGGCCTGTCGAGGGGCGGTGCTGGAGCATCTGAGGGGCGTGTATGATGAGCACGTCTCGGCTTTCCTGCACAACCTGGAAACAGAGGGCGATGCCAGCTCCGGGGTCAGCTccaacctggaggacattatacag GAGGTTCATGGCGTGCTGTCAGAGTTTATTCGTCTCAACCCCCGGGCCTGGGCCCCTCTGGTATCCGCCTGGGCTGTGGACTTGTTAGGCCAGCTGAGCAGCAAGCACGCTGGCCGCAGGGTGGCCCCCCACTCCTCCAGCCTCAACGAGCTGCTCCAGCTCTGGATGTCCTGTGCTGCCACCCGGTCCCTCATGGAGGCCTACTCCCAGTGTTTGGCCGCCATGCTGGCCTGGTGCCCTGACGCATGTGTGGATGCGCTGTTGGACACCTCAGTTCAGCACTCTCCGCATTTTGACTGGGTCGTGGCTCACATCGGCTCCGCCTTCCCAGGTACTATCATCAGCCGAGTCTTGGCATGTGGACTCAAGGACTTTTGCTCTCATGGCGCTAAGGAACAAGGGCTAATGGTGATGGGAGTGGATAAAGGCAGCAGAGTGCCAAAGATTGGCTCAGTGGTGGGAATCCTTGGACACCTTGCAGTGCACCACTCGGACAGCATCAGGAAGGAGCTGCTCAGGATGTTTCAGGAAAGCCTGAGTCCGTCAAGCCCTCTATCTCCCACTTCATCCTCAACATCTTGGGAGAGTTCCCCTCAACTCCGTCGTGCTGCAGTTCCATTTCTGTTGCAGCTGGCTGCAATGTCCCCCAACCTCTTTGGTGCAGTGTCTGCAGAGCTGGTGGAGCTGCTGCGCCCTCCTGTCCTGCTCCAGCTGCAGGCCTTGCTGCAGGGCCTCCCCAGAGAGGAACTGGATAACATGCTGGGGCTGGCTGTCCACCTTATTAGCCAGAGCCCATCAGGAGGGTCCAGAGTCCTCCGTTTTCTGGCCGACACAGCGACCCCGGCCTCAGTCATCATCTCCGGCCCTACACCCTCCCCTCATGAAGGTGTCCGAGAAGGTTGCGATCGCCTCCTGCAGATGCTGCTTCTGCATCTCCACAAACTGGTCTTCAACCGCTCAGATGGAGCGGAAGTCAACCCTCATCACCCTGCTTCCTCTCAACCCAAGAGGGTCATCCCATTCTTGGAGGAGCTGCAGTCTCACGTAGGTGAGCTCTCTGCCGAGACACTGCGACTGGAAAGGAAGCGTCACCTCTGGCTCCATCAGCTGCTGTGTCTGCTGTCGGTGTATGGGGGTCCCAGCATTGCCACTGAGGCCCTCTGCCAGCTACTCACCCAGGCCCACAACCCAGAGGAGCTGGCTCTGGCCTGGCAGCTTCACACCACACTGTCCTCTTGCATGGTGGGACTCATTCATGCCGCTGTAGCTCGCTGTGTAGCCCAGATCCATGCACACACTCTGGGGCCCAAGCAGCTGAGGCAGCTGTTGCTTAACCTGGCCGCAGCCATCCAGAGTCAGGatgaggagaaaagaggagcaGTAGGGGTTCAGTCCTCCATGGCCATCCAGCTGGGGTCAGCGGTCTCAGGACACCTCCATGATTTTGGCCCGCTCCTTCTCCACGGTGACCCGGCTGTATCTCATGCTACAGTGCGCCTCCTGTCCTGTAGCCCACTCCCTCGCACCTCCTCTCCAGCACACCTGCTCCTGCTCTCTCGTGCTGCCGTCACTCATTTCTTTCTAGCGCTGCGGAGAAGAGGAGAAAGTGGGAAGGTGGGGAGAGATGGGGGACAGGCAGTCGAGGCGGTGAACTGTTCAGTCCTGCTCCTGTCTCGTTTCGCAGCGTATTCTACGCTCACTCTCAAAGCGGTACTTCAGCAGCTGGTTGAGGGAGCGCTACATAAAGGCAACGCTGGCCTGTTTGGAGGGCAGATCGCAGATATGTCTGGGGCCCCTTTGCCTTCCCCATCGGTGTCTCCTGACATCGGAGCATCGTTGCTGGATATCAACTGTCGGTTTGGTACCACCGTCAATTTTTCTGGCAGCGTGTGGTCTGTGTTTCATGCCGGGGTGATTGGAAAGGGGCTGAAAGTCCGCACTGACACACAGCTGACTGACCCATTGGGGGTCATGCAG aacgtcCAGACTCTGCTGGCTGTTGTAATCCAGTGTTGCAGCTCCTCTGGTCTTAACGGCTCCGTCACCGGCTCCCGGCCACCATCTGACCCAGACGAGCCGCTGCCCATCAACGCAGAGGCAGCCAAGGTTGTTGCAGTTACAATGGTGGAAAACGTCTGTCCAGATGTGGCCAATGGTGAGCTGTCCTGGCCCCCAGAAGAGCACGCCCGCACCACGGTGGAGCGAGACATTCACATTCGCCGTTGCTTTGAGGCCCACCCGGTGCTCTTCCCTCTGCTTCAGGTGGTGGCAGCTGGACGCCCGGCTCTCTGCTACTGCTCAGCTGTGCTCAGAGGCCTCCTGGCCACTCTGCTGGCCCACTGGGAGGCATCCCGCGAGGTGTTGTCCACAGACTCCCCGTGGCACCTCCAGGCCTCCTGCCTCCTGGTGTCCTGCATGGGAGAGGGCCAACTCCTGCCTCCTGTGCTGGCCAACGTCCATGAAGCTTTCCCCCACCTCACTCCCTTCGAGGTGAGGCTGCTGCTCCTAGCGGTGTGGGAGTATGTGCGAGGCAATGGGCCAATGCCCCAGAAGTTTGTCTTTAGCTCAGAGAAGGGGCTGTTCTGCAGGGATTTCTCACGGGACGGTGACGTGGCAAGATACGTAGCACCGATTCACAGCGTCCTGCA